A stretch of the Agelaius phoeniceus isolate bAgePho1 chromosome 1, bAgePho1.hap1, whole genome shotgun sequence genome encodes the following:
- the TIMM21 gene encoding mitochondrial import inner membrane translocase subunit Tim21 produces the protein MPGVLPRTLPAALGRGCLGRWLLATRGWALLGAGTPSCSCPRWRHQPPLLLGAARRSFGTRAGGLKAAKPGDNSKDVSVQRALNEETLVSAAQKVKEAGRDFTYFIVVLVGIGVTGGLFYVIFKELFSSSSPNKIYGDALEKCRSHPEIIGVFGDSIKGYGEATRRGRRQHVSHIEYVKDGLKHMRLKFYIEGTESGKQGTVHVEVKENLETGRFEVRYIFVDVETYPRRTIVIEDNR, from the exons ATGCCCGGCGTGCTGCCCCGGACGCTGCCCGCCGCCCTCGGGCGGGGCTGCCTGGGCCGCTGGCTGCTCGCCACTCGCGGGTGGGCGCTCCTGGGGGCCGGCACCCCGTCCTGCTCCTGCCCGCGGTGGCGGCACCAGCCCCCGCTGCTGCTCGGGGCCGCCCGTCGGAGCTTCGGGACGCGGGCGGGAGGGCTGAAAGCTGCAAAACCTGGAGATAATAGCAAGGATGTGTCCGTGCAAAGGGCGCTGAACGAGGAAACGCTGGTGTCGGCGGCTCAGAAAG TGAAAGAAGCTGGAAGAGACTTTACCTATTTTATTGTGGTGCTTGTTGGAATTGGTGTTAcag GTGGTTTGTTCTATGTGATTTTTAAAGAGCTGTTCTCTTCTTCTAGTCCAAATAAGATCTATGGAGATGCCTTGGAGAAATGCAGATCTCACCCTGAG ATAATTGGTGTTTTTGGTGACTCTATCAAAGGTTATGGAGAGGCAACAAGAAGAGGAAGACGACAGCATGTCAG TCACATTGAATACGTAAAGGATGGACTGAAACACATGCGTTTGAAGTTCTATATTGAGGGCACTGAATCAGGGAAACAGGGAACAGTCCATGTGGAAGTCAAAGAG aatCTTGAAACAGGAAGATTCGAGGTTCGCTACATATTTGTGGATGTTGAGACATATCCAAGAAGAACCATTGTCATAGAGGACAACAGATAG